One part of the Paenibacillus silvisoli genome encodes these proteins:
- a CDS encoding polysaccharide deacetylase family protein has product MIKMPDPKRMFALLIAWTVISCSTLGEGTTAASSSAIQHPAGQQQMSTYDAKGSDSGAEPSFQNGRKRRKKKKQVKREAVSWVALQQRFPGSFVTWGPRQSRKVALTFDDVPDPRYTPKVLDMLARYRVQATFFVVGSRAAKYPALVQRIRREGHIIGNHSYDHAVFSRISKYAFEQQVWKTDWILRPLAGYSPKFIRPPYGEITPQQVALLRSWGYIVVNWDVDSVDWKSLDSNSILINIKKTLQPGSIILQHAGGGEGQDLSGTIAAIPKLIRLLHSKGYQIVTLPELLNRPEARGRRTR; this is encoded by the coding sequence ATGATCAAAATGCCTGATCCAAAACGGATGTTCGCGCTGCTGATCGCCTGGACGGTCATTTCGTGCTCCACATTAGGCGAAGGCACTACCGCTGCCAGCTCCTCTGCCATTCAACACCCTGCCGGTCAGCAGCAGATGAGTACATACGACGCTAAGGGCAGCGACAGCGGTGCCGAGCCATCTTTTCAAAACGGACGTAAGCGAAGGAAGAAGAAGAAGCAGGTCAAACGGGAAGCGGTATCCTGGGTCGCGCTGCAGCAGCGGTTTCCCGGCTCGTTCGTAACCTGGGGCCCCCGCCAGTCCCGCAAAGTGGCGCTCACCTTCGATGATGTGCCGGATCCGCGCTACACGCCGAAGGTACTGGACATGCTTGCCCGCTATCGGGTTCAGGCAACCTTCTTCGTCGTCGGCTCCCGCGCTGCCAAATATCCGGCCTTGGTGCAGCGGATTCGCCGGGAAGGCCATATCATCGGCAATCATTCGTACGATCATGCGGTTTTCTCGCGCATCTCCAAGTATGCCTTTGAGCAACAGGTTTGGAAGACCGACTGGATATTGCGTCCGCTGGCAGGCTACAGCCCGAAATTCATTCGCCCGCCTTACGGCGAAATTACGCCGCAGCAAGTCGCACTTCTTCGCAGCTGGGGGTATATCGTCGTCAACTGGGATGTCGATTCCGTCGACTGGAAGAGCCTCGACAGCAACAGCATTCTGATCAATATCAAAAAAACGCTCCAGCCGGGCTCGATCATTTTGCAGCATGCAGGCGGCGGCGAGGGACAGGATTTGTCCGGCACGATCGCCGCCATTCCGAAGCTGATCCGTCTGCTGCACA
- a CDS encoding alpha/beta fold hydrolase, whose amino-acid sequence MPTIDMPLKELQAYTGINPKPADFDAYWERALNEMRQVDAAIELVPSAFQTPQAECFDLYFTGVKGARVHAQYVRPRHTAEPHPAVVQFHGYTGNRGDWTERLAYASLGFSVFALDCRGQGGKSEDSGSVKGNTHHGHIIRGLDDEPDKLLFRDIFLDTAQLAGIALSMPEVDPNRVYAMGGSQGGALTIACAALEPRIAKLAPVFPFLSDYRRVWEMDLAKDAYHELRTFFRHFDPQHEREDEIFTKLGYIDIQHLANRIQGEVLMGVGLMDTICPPSTQFAAYNKITSKKRLEIFPDFGHEGLPGLNDKVMQFLLAE is encoded by the coding sequence ATGCCAACGATCGATATGCCTCTGAAAGAATTGCAAGCGTATACAGGAATCAATCCGAAGCCTGCCGATTTCGATGCTTATTGGGAGCGTGCCTTGAACGAGATGCGTCAGGTCGACGCCGCGATCGAGCTCGTGCCGAGCGCGTTTCAGACGCCGCAGGCGGAATGCTTCGACCTTTACTTTACCGGCGTAAAGGGCGCCCGCGTGCATGCCCAATATGTGCGTCCTCGCCATACGGCGGAGCCGCACCCGGCTGTCGTGCAATTCCATGGCTACACCGGAAATCGAGGCGATTGGACGGAGCGTCTGGCGTACGCATCCCTGGGCTTCTCCGTATTCGCGCTGGATTGCCGCGGACAAGGCGGCAAGTCCGAGGATTCCGGCAGCGTGAAAGGGAACACCCACCACGGCCATATTATCCGCGGTCTCGACGATGAGCCGGACAAGCTGCTGTTCCGCGACATCTTCCTCGATACGGCGCAGCTTGCGGGCATCGCGCTGAGCATGCCGGAGGTCGATCCGAATCGCGTATACGCGATGGGCGGCTCGCAGGGCGGCGCGCTGACGATCGCCTGCGCGGCGCTTGAGCCTCGTATTGCCAAGCTGGCGCCGGTCTTCCCGTTCCTGAGCGACTATCGCCGCGTCTGGGAGATGGACCTGGCTAAGGACGCTTACCATGAGCTGCGCACGTTCTTCCGTCATTTCGATCCGCAGCATGAGCGCGAAGACGAAATCTTCACGAAGCTGGGTTACATCGATATTCAGCATTTGGCGAACCGCATCCAAGGCGAAGTGCTGATGGGCGTCGGCCTGATGGATACGATCTGCCCGCCGTCCACCCAATTCGCGGCCTACAACAAAATCACATCGAAGAAGCGGCTGGAAATTTTCCCGGATTTCGGCCATGAAGGCTTACCGGGCTTGAACGATAAAGTCATGCAATTTTTGTTGGCGGAATAG